Proteins from a single region of Pyrus communis chromosome 6, drPyrComm1.1, whole genome shotgun sequence:
- the LOC137737368 gene encoding oxysterol-binding protein-related protein 1D-like, producing the protein MNPLCCIAPVSIDRDRGTPVAAKQSGQCQVGSEAPIRNVSYGSKPSYSAQVSSAGTESDRASAAAGHEVEDTISEARDSKVFGGGVSGSLAGILYKWVNYGKGWRSRWFMLEDGVFSYYKVHGPDKILVSQVREKGLRVIGENSLRYMKKANWGSNRLGGPARPWKPFGEVHLKVSSIRASKSDDKRLSIFTGTKTLHLRCVTREDRATWIDALLGAKDLFPRVFTSNDLVPSEDIVVSTEKLRLRLTQEGIGEPVIKECESIMLLEVSELQNQLKGLQSKHVMLLESLRQLETEKIELETTVVDETKERESYGQGDRRFSDFYSVLSEGSASDSDADNESQDGADVETDEDEGTYFDTYDILSSEALRSASYRNREGLGNDALRSASYRSREGLGNGCIFERDSFFSDRLRGLEEIKTIKYPYVKRRDDLPEPKEKEKHIGLWSIIKDNIGKDLSGVCLPVYFNEPLSSLQKCFEDLEYSKLVDRASEWGKQGNDLMRILNVAAFAVSGYASTEGRQCKPFNPLLGETYEADYPDKGLRFFSEKVSHHPMVVACHCEGRGWKFWADSNLKGKFWGRSIQLDPVGTLSLQFEDGETFQWSKVTTSIYNIILGKIYCDHYGTMRIRGSGNYSCKLKFKEQSIIDRSPHQVHGFVQDNRTGENVAMLVGKWDEAMYYVLGDPTTKPKGYDPMTEAVLLWERDDYVTKTRYNFSPFAISLNELTPGLLEKLPPTDSRLRPDQRHLENGEYELANAEKLRLEQLQRQARKLQERGWQPRWFRKDEEGCYSYVGGYWETRENNWDGIPDIFGQSSDLPSCSGEE; encoded by the exons ATGAACCCGCTGTGCTGCATTGCGCCGGTTTCGATCGATCGGGACCGGGGCACCCCGGTGGCGGCGAAGCAGTCGGGTCAGTGCCAGGTAGGCTCGGAGGCTCCGATCCGGAACGTCAGCTACGGCTCGAAGCCGAGCTACTCGGCTCAGGTCTCGTCGGCCGGGACCGAATCGGACAGGGCTTCCGCCGCGGCGGGCCACGAGGTTGAGGATACGATCAGCGAAGCTCGGGATTCGAAGGTGTTTGGCGGCGGCGTGAGCGGCAGCTTGGCTGGGATTTTGTACAAGTGGGTGAACTACGGGAAGGGGTGGCGGTCGCGGTGGTTTATGCTCGAAGACGGCGTGTTTTCGTACTACAAGGTTCATGGACCGGACAAGATTTTGGTGAGCCAGGTGAGAGAGAAGGGATTGAGGGTGATCGGAGAGAACTCGCTGAGGTACATGAAGAAGGCGAATTGGGGCAGTAATCGGCTCGGAGGTCCGGCGAGGCCGTGGAAGCCTTTCGGAGAAGTGCATTTGAAG GTCTCTTCAATTCGTGCCAGCAAATCAGATGATAAACGGCTTTCCATATTCACAGGAACTAAAACTCTTCACTTGCGGTGTGTGACCAGAGAGGACCGAGCTACATGGATTGACGCACTGCTGGGTGCTAAAGATCTTTTCCCTAGAGTGTTTACGAGCAATGATTTGGTACCTTCGGAAGATATAGTTGTTTCGACAGAGAAGCTAAGGCTAAGATTAACACAGGAGGGAATTGGTGAGCCGGTGATCAAAGAATGCGAGTCAATTATGCTCTTAGAAGTGTCAGAGCTTCAAAATCAGTTGAAGGGTCTTCAGAGTAAACATGTGATGCTGTTGGAGTCATTGAGGCAATTAGAG ACAGAAAAAATCGAGCTGGAAACTACAGTAGTGGATGAAACAAAGGAGCGTGAGTCATACGGACAGGGGGATAGGAGATTTAGTG ATTTCTACTCCGTCTTATCTGAGGGCAGTGCAAGTGATTCTGATGCAGATAACGAAAGTCAAGATGGGGCAGATGTTGAAACAGATGAAGATGAAGGAACATATTTTGATACATATGACATTTTGTCTTCAGAAGCTCTAAGAAGTGCTTCCTATCGGAATAGAGAAGGCTTGGGAAATG ATGCTCTAAGAAGTGCTTCCTACCGGAGCAGGGAAGGTTTGGGAAATGGTTGTATATTTGAAAGAGATTCTTTCTTTTCTGATCGATTGCGTGGACTTGAGGAGATCAAGACAATTAAATATCCATACGTGAAAAGGAGGGATGATTTGCCAGAACCCAAGGAGAAAGAGAAGCATATTGGCTTGTGGTCAATTATCAAGGATAATATTGGGAAGGACTTGTCTGGAGTTTGCCTTcccgtttattttaatgaacCACTCTCATCGTTGCAAAAGTGCTTTGAAGATCTGGAATATTCAAAGTTGGTTGATCGAGCATCGGAATGGGGAAAGCAG GGGAATGATTTAATGAGAATTCTAAACGTTGCAGCTTTTGCTGTATCTGGCTATGCATCAACAGAAGGTCGGCAGTGCAAACCCTTTAATCCTCTCCTCGGGGAGACCTATGAGGCTGACTATCCAGATAAAGGACTTCGTTTTTTCTCTGAAAAG GTGAGTCACCACCCAATGGTTGTTGCTTGTCATTGTGAAGGAAGAGGTTGGAAATTCTGGGCGGACTCCAATCTCAAGGGCAAGTTTTGGGGGCGTTCTATTCAGCTTGATCCTGTGGGTACCCTTTCCTTGCAGTTTGAGGATGGGGAGACATTTCAGTGGAGCAAGGTCACTACCTCTATATACAATATCATACTAGGAAAAATTTATTGTGACCACTATGGCACCATGCGCATCAGGGGCAGTGGCAATTATTCCTGCAAGCTAAAGTTCAAGGAGCAGTCTATCATAGACCGAAGTCCACATCAG GTTCATGGATTTGTTCAAGACAATAGAACTGGAGAGAATGTAGCAATGTTGGTGGGTAAGTGGGACGAGGCAATGTACTATGTGCTGGGAGATCCAACTACAAAACCAAAGGGTTATGATCCAATGACAGAGGCTGTTCTTCTCTGGGAAAGAGATGACTATGTTACCAAGACAAGATACAATTTCTCCCCTTTTGCAATATCCCTTAATGAACTGACACCTGGCTTATTGGAGAAGTTACCGCCGACGGACTCAAGGCTAAGGCCAGATCAAAGACATTTGGAGAATGGTGAATATGAATTGGCAAATGCAGAGAAGCTAAGACTTGAACAGCTTCAAAGACAG GCAAGGAAGTTGCAAGAGAGAGGGTGGCAGCCAAGATGGTTTCGGAAAGACGAGGAGGGTTGTTATAGTTATGTGGGAGGGTATTGGGAAACTAGGGAGAACAACTGGGATGGAATTCCTGATATTTTTGGCCAGAGTAGCGATTTGCCTTCGTGTTCTGGTGAAGAGTAA
- the LOC137737369 gene encoding D-cysteine desulfhydrase 2, mitochondrial, with protein MRMKVECFTSKSAISAAINRGFHSGVVSKGRRIQCVSNLNLSGGDFVSKLLDRRWALPAPDAKIHQIVFSSNKVAEPGKALSDVSFSNNTNPSFMMSKNDQEPSFFVVRDDLLHPLINGNKARKLDALIPLVEDHSVTHVVTCGGCQSAHTAAVAVSCSERGLKPHLLLRGEQPEILTGYNLISTMYGSVMYVPRSLYANREKMLKSHADDLAGSSSSVVWFDDILEASLREDDGSQNFLQKDAWKSDRPCKIAIVNEGAGDVVALLGLIRLVQYLSQNHLLGKERPLKFVVDSGTGTTAVGLALGAICLGLPWEVTAVMLAGTVDGYRHQEKRLISDFKRHFGSQIDSCFDEMDRGIVHWVERRHPRKFGNVLEGEVEACQHIAKQTGILVDPVYTLAAWEMATILREQEAEGGATVVMIHTGGTLGLFGLAQRYRSYFSNLKTGPSKSRES; from the exons ATGAGGATGAAAGTTGAATGCTTTACCAGTAAGAGCGCGATTTCGGCAGCAATTAACCGCGGCTTTCACTCCGGCGTCGTTTCGAAAGGCCGTCGGATTCAG TGTGTTTCCAATTTGAACTTGAGCGGTGGAGATTTTGTGTCAAAATTGCTTGATAGAAGATGGGCATTGCCTGCCCCTGATGCCAAAATTCACCAAATAGTGTTTTCTAGCAACAAAGTAGCAGAGCCAGGCAAAGCCTTGTCTGATGTTTCCTTCTCCAACAATACCAACCCATCTTTTATGATGAGCAAGAATGATCAAGAACcttctttttttgttgtgaGGGATGATTTGTTGCATCCGTTGATAAATGGTAATAAAGCGCGAAAGTTGGACGCGCTGATTCCCCTCGTGGAAGATCATTCCGTGACTCATGTG gTCACATGCGGAGGCTGTCAAAGCGCACATACAGCAGCTGTTG CTGTTTCATGTTCAGAGAGAGGACTTAAACCACACTTGCTTCTACGAGGGGAGCAGCCAGAAATACTGACCGGCTATAACTTGATTTCAACAATGTATGGAAGTGTCATGTATGTTCCGAGATCTCTGTATGCCAACAGGGAAAAGATGCTAAAGAGCCATGCTGATGATTTGGCAGGCAGTAGTAGTAGTGTCGTATGGTTCGATGATATTTTGGAGGCTTCTTTGAGAGAAGATGATGGTTCTCAGAATTTTTTGCAAAAGGATGCTTGGAAGAGTGACCGTCCTTGTAAAATTGCAATCGTTAACGAAGGTGCAGGAGATGTTGTAGCATTACTAG GTCTGATTCGCCTAGTGCAGTACTTATCCCAGAATCACTTACTTGGGAAAGAGAGGCCCTTGAAGTTTGTTGTAGATTCTGGAACTGGGACAACTGCTGTTGGTTTAGCACTTGGAGCCATATGTTTGGG GCTTCCATGGGAGGTAACCGCAGTGATgctggctggtacagttgacgGGTATAGACATCAGGAGAAGCGCTTGATTTCCGATTTCAAGAGGCATTTTGGTTCCCAAATTGACAGCTGCTTCGATGAAATGGATAGAGGAATCGTGCACTGGGTAGAACGTCGCCATCCAAGAAA GTTTGGCAATGTTTTAGAAGGGGAAGTAGAGGCATGCCAACACATTGCAAAACAAACcggtattttggtggatccagtGTATACACTTGCTGCGTGGGAGATGGCAACGATCCTTCGTGAACAGGAAGCAGAAGGAGGTGCAACGGTGGTGATGATTCACACTGGAGGCACTCTAGGCTTGTTTGGATTAGCACAGAGGTACAGATCCTACTTCTCTAACCTCAAAACTGGACCGTCCAAGTCGAGAGAGAGTTGA
- the LOC137737994 gene encoding protein terminal ear1 homolog → MEDTGFVRFPGSLDPGAQEFRPSNPNQIPIFGPPQPPPQLLPPSPSPHQVYYPYPPPPISEVVSYAPFSAPAAYVSAGATVCAPLPPPMAAATRAVLLNGVPSDVCEGTVRRELEGFGEVRWVQMERACDGIVTVHFYDLRHAERALREIREQHMQQEDRIRNHYAALSFTTATSPLPPPIFPLPFPPGRGLIAGQAVWAQFVIPALKAVPDGHNQGTIVIFHLDPVVTTSALKDIFQAFGAVKELRETPSKKHQKFIEFFDVRHAARALEEMNGKEINGKSVVIQFSRPGGHSRKFLNAVAHTAPTLLSPHNLFAPLPPEDLAVKFSRRSNSFRLAGPRPRLCTSSTQIQFSSTRSNNRSSSSSGSKGMVISRNNVESKMAGLNLDAIQEKRWSSSSKKMSCGSSQSPKQPKSSRGKKARQAKKLDSKFLIKEDAISESTSGDTRTTVMIKNIPNKYSQKLLLNMLDNHCIHCNEQIISAGDHGGDDDEKQPFSSYDFVYLPIDFNNKCNVGYGFVNMTTPQATWRLYKAFHHQHWEVFNSRKICQVTYARVQGLEALKEHFKNSKFPCDMEHYLPVVFSPPRDGKQLTEPLPIVGVGAQINNKTHSSTTSSSSTISLLLPPPHHHDIDYDAPVSACDTDDDSSQNGGAMADDDDEQDIQLPPT, encoded by the exons ATGGAAGATACCGGCTTTGTACGGTTTCCGGGAAGTCTGGACCCCGGAGCCCAAGAGTTCAGACCCAGTAACCCGAACCAAATACCCATCTTCGGGCCTCCTCAGCCGCCGCCACAACTGCTACCACCGTCTCCATCTCCCCACCAGGTTTACTATCCCTACCCACCACCGCCAATCAGCGAAGTTGTATCGTACGCTCCGTTCTCCGCGCCAGCCGCGTACGTTAGTGCGGGGGCTACTGTATGCGCACCGTTGCCGCCTCCGATGGCGGCTGCCACACGCGCAGTGCTTCTGAACGGGGTTCCGAGTGACGTCTGCGAGGGGACTGTGCGGAGGGAGTTGGAGGGGTTCGGGGAGGTGAGGTGGGTGCAGATGGAGAGGGCTTGCGACGGTATCGTGACCGTCCATTTCTACGATCTGAGGCATGCAGAGAGGGCGTTGCGGGAGATTCGGGAGCAGCACATGCAGCAGGAAGACAGGATTCGTAACCACTACGCCGCCTTGTCGTTCACGACGGCCACATCACCTCTGCCGCCTCCTATTTTCCCGCTTCCGTTTCCTCCGGGTCGCGGCCTCATCGCCGGGCAGGCCGTGTGGGCCCAGTTCGTCATTCCGGCCTTGAAAGCCGTCCCGGACGGCCACAATCAGGGCACAATCGTCATTTTCCATTTGGACCCGGTCGTCACCACCTCCGCTCTCAAAGACATATTCCAAGCTTTTG GTGCTGTGAAGGAATTGAGAGAGACGCCATCGAAGAAGCACCAAAAATTCATCGAGTTCTTCGACGTCAGACACGCGGCGAGAGCTCTCGAGGAGATGAACGGCAAAGAAATCAACGGAAAATCAGTTGTGATTCAATTCAGTCGGCCCGGCGGCCACAGCCGGAAGTTTTTGAATGCGGTGGCTCACACTGCCCCAACTCTACTTTCGCCTCACAATCTCTTTGCACCGCTGCCGCCGGAGGACTTGGCTGTGAAATTCTCTAGACGCTCGAACAGTTTTAGATTGGCGGGGCCGCGGCCTCGTCTTTGTACATCCTCTACGCAAATCCAATTTTCATCGACTAGGAGCAATAATAGATCAAGTAGTTCTAGCGGCAGCAAGGGAATGGTAATTAGCAGAAACAATGTTGAATCCAAAATGGCGGGTTTAAATTTGGATGCAATCCAAGAGAAAAGGTGGTCTTCGTCTTCGAAGAAGATGAGTTGCGGGAGCTCGCAGAGTCCGAAGCAGCCGAAGAGCAGTAGGGGGAAGAAGGCAAGACAAGCGAAGAAGTTAGAttctaaatttttaatcaaagaaGATGCCATATCGGAATCCACCAGCGGAGATACCAGAACCACCGTCATGATCAAGAACATACCCAACAAGTACag TCAGAAGCTGCTGTTGAACATGCTGGACAACCACTGTATCCACTGTAATGAACAGATCATTAGCGCCGGCGATCAcggtggtgatgatgatgaaaagCAGCCTTTCTCCTCCTACGATTTCGTTTATCTTCCCATTGATTTCAA CAACAAGTGCAATGTGGGATATGGATTCGTGAACATGACGACTCCGCAGGCAACATGGAGGCTGTACAAAGCCTTTCACCATCAACATTGGGAGGTCTTCAATTCCAGGAAAATCTGCCAAGTCACCTACGCTCGAGTTCAG GGATTGGAGGCGTTGAAGGAGCATTTCAAGAACTCGAAGTTCCCGTGCGACATGGAGCACTACCTGCCAGTGGTGTTTTCTCCGCCTCGGGACGGGAAGCAACTGACCGAGCCACTTCCCATTGTTGGCGTTGGCGcccaaattaataataaaacccactcctccaccacctcctcctcttCCACCATTTCTCTCCTGCTCCCGCCACCTCACCATCACGATATTGATTACGACGCGCCTGTGTCCGCGTGTGATACGGACGACGACAGCAGCCAGAACGGCGGCGCCATGGCTGACGATGATGATGAACAAGATATACAACTACCACCTACCTAG